The following coding sequences are from one Sphingomonadaceae bacterium OTU29LAMAA1 window:
- a CDS encoding circularly permuted type 2 ATP-grasp protein — protein MATQAAPLFDATTHARRWIADYCARSTAGDVLCGSDDPAWTAMFEELATVASDDLDHVRERVRRHAADIGMGFRMIGEADERPWPVSPVPLLIDAEEWAQISRGVVQRAELMETVIADLYGPGRLVERGLIPAALVTGSPYFLRPMVGLEPPGGKHLHFIAIDLGRGPTGEWRVLADHLRAPAGAGYALENRLAVSRTLGGLQGRINVQRHAPFFAAFRAGIAAMCRRTDPRIGLLTPGRFNPSYPEQAHLARYLGLLLVEGADLAALENQVYVRTIGGLKRIDALWRRVDPRMLDPLAFDSHSQIGVPGLIDAYAAGNVVLSNAPGAGVLEAPAFGAFLPQLATRLMGESLHLPNIATWWCGQSSELARVEEDLDRMLIGSAFGPVPLGLPGGRTVHGGELDAGQRAQLLADMTRRPQDYVGQEIVRLSTMPVVIDDALVPRPFTLRVFAARDASGGWTVMPGGFARIGEATDPRASVLGEGTWSADVCIHGVDTVEPVSLLPAPDSHHVRRNPGTLPSRVADNFYWLGRYLERGEALLAAIRVMLGNSIDADGGAALSSATVGKLVGLIAGGGAAAHPPSLKRGDLTAFARQAMEDEGWHSVATINRLARGIGEGSRDRLSADMVRLLEAPFPTHRGMLDRAGSLQRRYVAIAGLSAEHMGRTAAWRFHDLGRRIERAMAMTRALRLFGMPGATLDDLSTLLDLADSQISYRQRYMTGLARIPVVDLVALDPGNPRSLAYQAERIGERLRDLPVLSDDGMPEPQQAHGRALAAALSMTTAAALEPDALGDLERRLAQLSESVARRYFLQGAEPLRAGGLTLA, from the coding sequence ATGGCGACGCAGGCTGCGCCCTTATTCGATGCGACGACGCATGCACGGCGATGGATCGCCGATTATTGCGCGCGATCCACCGCTGGCGACGTGTTGTGCGGCAGCGACGATCCCGCCTGGACCGCGATGTTCGAAGAACTGGCGACCGTCGCTTCCGACGATCTCGACCATGTCCGCGAGCGGGTGCGCCGGCATGCCGCCGACATCGGCATGGGGTTCCGGATGATCGGCGAGGCGGACGAGCGGCCATGGCCCGTCTCCCCCGTGCCGCTGCTGATCGATGCGGAGGAATGGGCGCAGATCAGCCGCGGCGTCGTCCAGCGTGCCGAATTGATGGAGACGGTGATCGCCGATCTCTATGGCCCCGGTCGCCTCGTCGAGCGGGGGCTGATCCCTGCCGCGCTGGTGACCGGCAGCCCCTATTTCCTGCGGCCGATGGTCGGGCTGGAGCCGCCGGGCGGCAAACACCTGCATTTCATCGCGATCGACCTGGGTCGCGGCCCCACCGGCGAATGGCGCGTGCTTGCCGACCATCTACGCGCGCCCGCCGGCGCCGGCTATGCGCTGGAGAACCGGCTGGCGGTCAGCCGCACGCTCGGCGGTCTTCAGGGGCGGATCAACGTGCAGCGGCACGCACCGTTCTTCGCCGCCTTTCGCGCGGGGATCGCGGCGATGTGCCGGCGTACCGATCCGCGCATCGGGCTGCTGACACCCGGGCGGTTCAATCCGAGCTATCCCGAACAGGCGCATCTGGCGCGCTATCTCGGTTTGCTGCTGGTCGAAGGTGCAGACTTGGCCGCGCTGGAGAACCAGGTCTACGTCCGCACCATCGGCGGGCTGAAGCGCATCGATGCGCTGTGGCGGCGGGTCGATCCACGCATGCTCGATCCACTGGCGTTCGATTCGCATTCGCAGATCGGTGTGCCGGGGCTGATCGACGCCTATGCCGCGGGCAACGTGGTGCTGTCGAACGCGCCCGGTGCGGGCGTGCTGGAGGCGCCGGCGTTCGGCGCGTTCCTGCCGCAACTCGCGACCCGGCTGATGGGCGAAAGCCTGCACCTGCCCAATATCGCGACCTGGTGGTGCGGCCAGTCGTCGGAGCTGGCGCGCGTCGAGGAGGATCTCGACCGGATGCTGATCGGATCGGCGTTCGGGCCGGTGCCGCTCGGCCTGCCGGGCGGGCGCACGGTGCACGGCGGCGAACTCGATGCGGGTCAGCGGGCGCAGCTGCTCGCCGACATGACCCGCCGGCCGCAGGATTACGTCGGGCAGGAGATCGTGCGCCTTTCGACGATGCCGGTCGTCATCGACGACGCGCTGGTGCCACGGCCGTTCACGCTGCGTGTGTTCGCGGCACGCGATGCGAGCGGCGGCTGGACGGTGATGCCCGGCGGCTTTGCGCGGATCGGCGAAGCGACCGACCCGCGCGCCAGCGTGCTCGGCGAGGGGACATGGTCGGCGGACGTCTGCATCCACGGTGTCGATACGGTCGAACCGGTGTCGCTGCTACCGGCGCCCGATTCGCACCACGTCCGTCGCAATCCGGGAACGCTGCCGAGCCGCGTGGCCGACAATTTCTACTGGCTCGGTCGTTATCTGGAACGGGGTGAGGCGTTGCTCGCCGCGATCCGCGTCATGCTCGGCAATTCGATCGATGCGGACGGCGGCGCGGCGCTGTCGTCGGCGACGGTCGGGAAGCTCGTCGGGCTGATCGCCGGCGGCGGGGCGGCGGCGCACCCGCCATCGCTCAAGCGCGGCGACCTGACCGCGTTCGCGCGTCAGGCGATGGAGGACGAAGGCTGGCATTCGGTCGCCACGATCAACCGCCTCGCGCGCGGGATCGGCGAGGGGTCGCGCGACCGGCTGTCGGCGGACATGGTGCGGCTGCTCGAGGCGCCCTTCCCCACCCATCGCGGCATGCTCGATCGCGCCGGGTCGCTGCAACGCCGCTATGTCGCGATCGCCGGTCTGTCGGCGGAGCATATGGGGCGGACGGCGGCGTGGCGGTTCCACGACCTGGGCCGACGGATCGAGCGGGCGATGGCGATGACGCGGGCGTTGCGGTTGTTCGGCATGCCGGGGGCGACGCTGGACGACCTGTCCACCCTGCTCGACCTCGCCGACAGCCAGATCAGCTATCGCCAGCGTTATATGACGGGGCTTGCGCGCATACCGGTGGTCGATCTGGTCGCGCTCGATCCGGGCAACCCACGCTCCCTCGCCTATCAGGCGGAGCGGATCGGCGAACGGCTGCGTGACCTGCCCGTGTTGAGCGACGACGGTATGCCCGAACCACAGCAGGCGCATGGCCGCGCGCTGGCGGCGGCGCTGTCGATGACGACGGCGGCGGCGCTGGAGCCGGATGCGCTCGGCGATCTGGAGCGGCGGCTGGCGCAATTGTCGGAAAGCGTGGCACGCCGCTATTTCCTGCAGGGCGCGGAACCGCTCCGCGCCGGGGGGCTGACGTTAGCGTGA
- a CDS encoding YihY/virulence factor BrkB family protein, which translates to MTDTAALTPEDRAHQRHGARHQLAKLKPGPAAWEVTKRSALGVFNDGFIHAGNLAYLALMTVFPFFITAAAVLSLLGQSEETQRAVASFLHVLPPNVADILRKPIADVLVARTGSLLWLGGLVGLWTVGSFVETIRDIFHRAYGVKATAPFWRSRLSSSGVIILSVIIALMSFLIQGILTATEQFIYRLLPFAEGVAGWVGLSRIIPGLVMYGALYLLFYSVTPSKYRYTDCAKWPGALFTAGWWISMTALLPKVLAQLGGYDLTYGSLAGVVVMLLFFYLIGLGLVFGAHLNAALAEPPEPTLQGSATKMEAKTA; encoded by the coding sequence GTGACCGATACCGCTGCCCTGACCCCCGAAGACCGTGCGCATCAGCGCCATGGTGCCCGCCATCAACTCGCCAAGCTGAAGCCCGGCCCCGCAGCGTGGGAGGTGACCAAGCGTTCCGCGCTCGGCGTGTTCAACGATGGTTTCATCCACGCCGGAAACCTCGCCTATCTGGCGTTGATGACGGTGTTCCCGTTCTTCATCACCGCGGCAGCGGTGCTGTCGCTGCTCGGCCAGAGCGAGGAGACGCAGCGTGCCGTCGCCTCGTTCCTCCACGTGTTGCCGCCCAATGTCGCGGACATCCTGCGCAAGCCGATCGCCGATGTGCTGGTCGCGCGAACGGGATCGTTGCTGTGGCTGGGCGGTCTGGTGGGACTATGGACGGTCGGCAGTTTCGTCGAGACGATCCGCGATATCTTCCACCGTGCCTATGGCGTGAAGGCGACCGCACCGTTCTGGCGATCGCGTCTGTCATCATCCGGCGTCATCATCCTGTCGGTGATCATCGCGCTGATGAGCTTTCTGATCCAGGGTATCCTGACCGCCACGGAACAGTTCATCTATCGCCTGTTGCCGTTCGCGGAAGGCGTCGCGGGCTGGGTCGGGCTGTCGCGGATCATTCCGGGACTGGTGATGTATGGCGCGTTGTATCTGCTATTCTATTCGGTGACGCCGTCCAAATATCGTTACACCGACTGTGCGAAATGGCCGGGTGCGCTGTTCACGGCCGGATGGTGGATCAGCATGACCGCGTTGTTGCCCAAGGTGCTCGCGCAGCTCGGCGGCTACGACCTAACCTATGGTAGTCTCGCCGGTGTAGTCGTGATGCTATTGTTCTTCTATCTAATCGGATTGGGTCTGGTGTTCGGCGCCCATCTCAATGCGGCACTGGCGGAACCGCCGGAACCGACGCTACAGGGGAGCGCGACCAAGATGGAGGCGAAGACGGCGTGA
- a CDS encoding DnaJ domain-containing protein: MADPYQTLGVARGASEADIKKAYRKLAKELHPDRNKDNPKASEKFSQVTNAYDLLNDKDKRARFDRGEIDGDGNPASPFGYGGGARPGGGGRAGGPGGGFSSAGFEFGGGGSAGDPDMSDIFEGLFGGGRSRGGGFSSGFGRQPQPKGANVTYRLQVPFVDAAMLSPQRVTLGDGKTIDLKLPAGVETGTQMKLGGKGEQGPGGAGDAIVSIEVQGHRFFTREGDDVRLDLPITLGEAVAGGAVRVPTVDKAVMLTIPKGTTSGKTLRLKGKGFHKKDGSRGDQLVTLVIDVPADDAALQQFVAGWTDPRNPRAAMGV; this comes from the coding sequence ATGGCCGATCCATATCAGACCTTGGGCGTCGCCCGCGGCGCGTCCGAGGCGGACATCAAGAAAGCGTATCGCAAGCTTGCAAAAGAGCTGCACCCCGATCGCAACAAGGACAATCCGAAGGCGTCGGAGAAATTCAGCCAGGTCACCAACGCCTATGACCTGCTGAACGACAAGGACAAGCGCGCCCGCTTCGACCGCGGCGAGATCGACGGCGACGGCAACCCCGCCTCGCCGTTCGGCTATGGCGGCGGCGCGCGGCCGGGAGGTGGTGGTCGCGCCGGTGGCCCCGGCGGCGGGTTCAGCAGTGCAGGATTCGAATTCGGCGGCGGCGGCAGTGCCGGCGATCCCGACATGAGCGACATCTTCGAAGGCCTGTTCGGCGGCGGCCGATCGCGCGGCGGCGGATTTTCCAGCGGTTTTGGCCGGCAGCCGCAGCCAAAGGGCGCCAACGTCACCTATCGCCTGCAGGTGCCCTTCGTCGACGCGGCTATGCTCAGCCCACAGCGCGTCACGCTGGGTGACGGCAAGACGATCGATCTGAAGCTGCCCGCGGGGGTCGAGACCGGCACCCAGATGAAGCTGGGCGGCAAGGGCGAACAGGGTCCGGGCGGGGCCGGCGATGCGATCGTGTCGATCGAGGTGCAGGGCCACCGCTTCTTCACCCGCGAAGGCGACGACGTGCGGCTCGACCTGCCGATCACGCTCGGCGAGGCGGTGGCCGGCGGCGCAGTGCGCGTGCCGACGGTCGACAAGGCGGTGATGCTCACCATCCCCAAAGGAACGACGTCGGGCAAGACCCTGCGCCTGAAGGGCAAGGGGTTCCACAAGAAGGATGGCAGTCGCGGCGACCAGCTGGTGACGCTGGTGATCGACGTGCCTGCAGACGATGCGGCGCTGCAACAGTTCGTAGCGGGCTGGACCGACCCACGGAACCCTCGCGCGGCGATGGGCGTCTGA
- a CDS encoding transglutaminase family protein, with the protein MLYDIRHITRFDYGGNVKFARCNLRLKPIDWPGQTLEDYALTVEPVGRVSPARAEAGLANVTRLVIDTPVRSLTIESRSRMRVDRLVPVPDASDFSLRDVAAMARTSRDLSAASPANYLFPSPLIPLDHAIADYCAADLDPDRGSLEAGIALARRIQDDFTFDATATLVDTPPHEAFLKRKGVCQDFAQIMITGLRAAGLPAAYASGYIRTIPPEGQPRLVGADATHAWVLLWCGPVKGWVGLDPTNGIWMAGDHIVMAVGRDYAEIAPVDGVVLGSQAQNMDVSVDVAPLIEA; encoded by the coding sequence ATGCTCTACGATATCCGGCACATCACCCGGTTCGACTATGGCGGCAACGTTAAGTTCGCCCGCTGCAACCTGCGGCTGAAGCCGATCGACTGGCCCGGGCAGACGCTGGAGGATTACGCGCTGACCGTCGAGCCGGTCGGGCGCGTCAGCCCTGCGCGGGCGGAGGCGGGACTCGCCAACGTCACCCGGCTGGTAATCGACACGCCGGTGCGCAGCCTGACGATCGAAAGCCGATCGCGGATGCGGGTCGACCGGCTGGTGCCGGTGCCGGACGCGAGCGATTTCAGCCTGCGCGACGTGGCGGCGATGGCGCGGACGAGCCGCGACCTGTCGGCGGCGAGCCCGGCTAATTATCTGTTTCCGTCACCTCTGATCCCGCTCGACCATGCCATCGCCGATTATTGCGCGGCCGATCTCGACCCGGATCGCGGCAGTCTGGAAGCGGGCATTGCGCTCGCGCGCCGTATACAGGACGATTTCACCTTCGACGCGACCGCGACCCTGGTCGACACGCCGCCGCACGAGGCATTCCTGAAGCGCAAGGGCGTGTGCCAGGATTTCGCGCAGATCATGATCACCGGCCTGCGCGCGGCCGGGCTGCCGGCGGCATATGCGAGTGGCTACATCCGCACGATCCCGCCGGAGGGGCAGCCGCGGCTGGTCGGCGCGGATGCGACGCATGCGTGGGTGCTGCTGTGGTGCGGGCCGGTGAAGGGCTGGGTCGGGTTGGACCCCACCAACGGCATCTGGATGGCGGGCGACCATATCGTCATGGCTGTCGGGCGCGACTATGCCGAGATCGCGCCGGTGGATGGCGTGGTGCTGGGATCGCAGGCACAGAACATGGACGTCAGCGTGGACGTCGCACCGTTGATCGAGGCTTAA